In the genome of Paenibacillus sp. GP183, the window ACGCCGTCGCCTTTTCCAAGCTTATCCAGCTCATCGTCAAGGCTGCGGTTGGATGCGCGAAGCTCCCCGCTGGCTTGTGCTTCAGCTTCCATCTGCAGGACTTTTTCCGACATGCGGTCAAAGCCTTTGGCGCCGTTATCGACACCAAAACCGGACATGGCCTGGTTGATTTGCTTTTGCGCTTTGGCCGATTCGGCACGGGCAACGAGCAGATCTTTTTTGTTCTTCATTTTGCCGAATTGATCTTTCATTTCAGTCAATTGACTGCGAAGGTTATCGGCATTTGTTTTGGAAATATCGTATTGGCGCTTAAACTCATCCAAACGAGCCTGATGCTCTTTCTTGTCTTCGAGCGCACGGCGAGCCAAATCTTCGTTCCCGGACTCCAATGCCTTCATGGCCTGCTCGGTACGTTTGGTCACCATTTCTTCTGCTTCTTCATACTGCTGCTTAAACTTCTTCTCAATAGCAATTTGCTTGGCTACGGAGGTCTCAGCTTCCAAAATGTCCTCCTCCATGTCGCGAAGGAACTGGTTTAGCATTTTCACCGGATCT includes:
- a CDS encoding PspA/IM30 family protein is translated as MGIFKRLRDLTMGSINDLLDKAEDPVKMLNQFLRDMEEDILEAETSVAKQIAIEKKFKQQYEEAEEMVTKRTEQAMKALESGNEDLARRALEDKKEHQARLDEFKRQYDISKTNADNLRSQLTEMKDQFGKMKNKKDLLVARAESAKAQKQINQAMSGFGVDNGAKGFDRMSEKVLQMEAEAQASGELRASNRSLDDELDKLGKGDGVDDELAALKAKIAEKKQQ